One genomic region from Stackebrandtia nassauensis DSM 44728 encodes:
- a CDS encoding cytochrome P450, with translation MNQMGDVPRGLPVERDAGPFDPPSGLTRLRETRPVSPLVFPSGHEGWVVTGYEAVRQLMADTRFSSRQDIGVVHDLIPMEGLEVPTDPGPQQPGLFIAMDPPDHGRIRGKLTGTFTVKRMKTLEEGIVAIVERQLDHLASLTPPVDLVAEFALPVPSLVICEMLGVPYEDRETFQVNTNTFLNTDVTFEEKMAALTELTTYLAGLVTGKRAQPDDDILSDLARDEDLTIEELVGIGFLLLLAGHETTANMLGLGTFALLEHPEQLAELRQNPELMPNAVEELMRYLSIADNFYRYAIEDIEFGGETIPEGSTVVVSLLAANRDPKKFENPDLLDINRKARGHMSFGHGVHQCLGQQLARIEMRAGFNGLLRRIPSLKLAIPADEVKLRTNMRIYGVHELPVTWTETAA, from the coding sequence ATGAACCAGATGGGTGATGTGCCACGCGGTCTGCCGGTGGAGCGGGACGCGGGGCCGTTCGATCCGCCGAGTGGGCTCACGCGGTTGCGCGAGACGCGGCCGGTCAGTCCGCTGGTGTTCCCCAGCGGGCACGAGGGGTGGGTCGTGACCGGGTACGAGGCGGTGCGGCAGCTCATGGCCGATACGAGGTTCAGTTCGCGGCAGGACATCGGGGTGGTCCACGACCTGATTCCGATGGAAGGGCTGGAGGTTCCGACGGATCCGGGGCCGCAGCAGCCGGGGCTGTTCATCGCGATGGATCCGCCGGACCACGGGCGGATTCGCGGCAAGCTGACGGGGACGTTCACCGTGAAGCGGATGAAGACCCTGGAGGAGGGCATCGTCGCGATCGTGGAGCGGCAGCTGGACCACCTGGCTAGCCTGACGCCGCCGGTGGACCTGGTGGCGGAGTTCGCGTTGCCGGTGCCGTCGCTGGTGATCTGCGAGATGCTCGGGGTCCCGTATGAGGACCGGGAGACCTTCCAGGTCAACACGAACACGTTCCTGAACACGGACGTGACGTTCGAGGAGAAGATGGCGGCGCTGACGGAGCTGACGACCTACCTGGCCGGGTTGGTGACGGGCAAGCGGGCGCAGCCGGACGACGACATCCTGTCGGACCTCGCGCGGGACGAGGACCTCACGATCGAGGAACTGGTCGGCATCGGGTTCCTGCTGTTGCTGGCGGGGCACGAGACGACCGCGAACATGCTGGGACTGGGTACCTTCGCGTTGCTGGAGCACCCGGAGCAGCTGGCGGAGTTGCGCCAGAACCCGGAGCTGATGCCGAATGCGGTCGAGGAGCTCATGCGGTACCTGTCCATCGCCGACAACTTCTACCGATACGCGATCGAGGACATCGAGTTCGGGGGCGAGACCATCCCCGAGGGTTCGACGGTCGTGGTGTCGCTGCTGGCGGCGAACCGGGATCCGAAGAAGTTCGAGAACCCCGACCTCCTCGACATCAACCGCAAGGCTCGCGGACACATGTCCTTCGGGCACGGCGTTCACCAGTGCCTGGGGCAGCAGCTGGCTCGCATCGAGATGCGGGCCGGGTTCAACGGGCTGCTGCGGCGCATTCCGAGCCTGAAGCTGGCGATCCCCGCCGACGAGGTGAAGCTGCGCACGAACATGCGCATCTACGGCGTCCACGAGCTACCGGTGACCTGGACCGAGACGGCCGCGTAG
- a CDS encoding DUF11 domain-containing protein encodes MRAVRQNSRLRYLTAAVLTTAAAVLAPTVTATPASASEITPFKKVYDKAFYGDFQTVGNGVLDCPNDSTESDCRDTQAGNGNLNNNNFVMTNADMAGLGGFNSSSATATIPSGATVDYARLHWGGNNGKYGYASGTTRERCDSSANVVAKPDGSAKSTEVKVKVDGGSTTSVAPEVFNQSGNSVNGPHYYGAEADITSLFGSASGSTSVAVGDVWAPTGLGCVGGWSLTIVYKYTNPDPDTQDMHNFYIYSGLVVQRSADAPTDIGIDGFYATDGAASHASVTAYEGDRSTQGDRFLVNGKNIAEPGTNATKNFFNSSSDGAATPDNANNLNIDAKDFDLPSTAIPPGSTSAKLTLETSGDTYVAQQVAFAVPVPDLEVAKTSSPATVYAGDTVTYTVKIKNISNLDYPNAKFSDDLTDVLDDGTVGTPTATTGDAEFDSPKIKWTGDVAAGKTESVTYKVKVNDPISGDGKLVNNVVAPGSRPTTCDWHLTVKECKTSQPIKDSSDRPDSPTGKPSDRPGDKPGDTAGGPSNLSITGGSYTVPILIALALISAGVATLWYMRRRTRKAEE; translated from the coding sequence ATGCGCGCTGTCCGGCAAAACTCCCGACTCCGCTACCTCACCGCCGCCGTCCTGACGACGGCCGCCGCGGTACTGGCCCCGACGGTCACGGCGACCCCGGCGTCGGCCTCGGAGATCACACCGTTCAAGAAGGTCTACGACAAGGCCTTCTACGGCGACTTCCAGACCGTCGGCAACGGCGTGCTCGACTGCCCGAACGACAGCACCGAATCCGACTGCCGCGACACCCAGGCGGGCAACGGAAACCTCAACAACAACAACTTCGTCATGACCAACGCCGACATGGCCGGACTCGGCGGCTTCAACTCCTCCTCCGCGACCGCCACCATCCCCTCCGGAGCGACCGTCGACTACGCGCGGCTGCACTGGGGCGGCAACAACGGCAAGTACGGCTACGCCAGCGGCACCACCCGGGAGCGCTGCGACTCCTCCGCCAACGTCGTCGCGAAACCCGACGGTTCGGCCAAGTCCACCGAGGTGAAGGTCAAGGTCGACGGCGGCTCGACGACGTCGGTGGCGCCCGAGGTGTTCAACCAGAGCGGGAACTCCGTCAACGGGCCGCACTACTACGGTGCCGAGGCCGACATCACGTCGCTGTTCGGCTCGGCCTCCGGCTCGACCAGCGTGGCCGTCGGCGACGTCTGGGCGCCAACGGGTCTGGGCTGTGTCGGCGGCTGGTCACTGACCATCGTGTACAAGTACACGAACCCGGACCCCGACACCCAGGACATGCACAACTTCTACATCTACAGTGGCCTGGTCGTGCAGCGGTCCGCCGACGCTCCCACCGACATCGGCATCGACGGCTTCTACGCCACCGACGGCGCCGCCTCGCACGCGAGCGTCACCGCCTACGAGGGCGACCGCAGCACCCAGGGCGACCGGTTCCTCGTCAACGGCAAGAACATCGCCGAGCCCGGCACCAACGCCACGAAGAACTTCTTCAACAGCTCCTCCGACGGCGCCGCGACCCCGGACAATGCCAACAACCTCAACATCGACGCCAAGGACTTCGACCTTCCATCCACAGCGATCCCGCCGGGTTCGACGTCCGCGAAGCTGACCCTGGAGACCAGCGGCGACACCTATGTGGCCCAGCAGGTCGCGTTCGCCGTCCCGGTGCCGGACCTGGAAGTCGCCAAGACCAGTTCACCCGCGACGGTCTACGCCGGTGACACGGTCACCTACACCGTGAAGATCAAGAACATCAGCAACCTCGACTACCCGAACGCCAAGTTCAGCGACGACCTCACCGACGTCCTCGACGACGGCACGGTCGGCACTCCGACCGCCACCACGGGGGACGCCGAGTTCGACTCGCCCAAGATCAAGTGGACCGGCGACGTGGCGGCCGGGAAGACCGAGTCGGTCACCTACAAGGTCAAGGTCAACGACCCGATCTCCGGCGACGGCAAGCTCGTCAACAACGTCGTCGCGCCGGGCTCCCGTCCCACCACTTGCGACTGGCATCTCACCGTCAAGGAATGCAAGACCTCCCAGCCGATCAAGGACTCCAGCGACCGTCCGGACTCCCCCACCGGCAAGCCGAGCGACAGACCCGGTGACAAGCCGGGCGACACGGCGGGCGGCCCGAGCAACCTCTCGATCACGGGCGGCAGCTACACCGTCCCGATCCTGATCGCGCTGGCGCTGATCTCGGCGGGCGTGGCCACACTGTGGTACATGCGCCGCCGCACCCGCAAAGCCGAGGAGTAG
- a CDS encoding PhoX family protein — MTRPRRQLPLLNSGTRHANRSNMTCRFRCGNACDHPAPNRSLNTYFGDLFASRRNVLRAGSVGAIAIGAGTAGLLATGNAAADPVSEPAGPAAPDPRHHSGKLTFEPVPPNTDDKVTVPSGYEHSVIIEWGTPIIEGAPEFDIDNQTAKAQRGQFGYNNDYLGVLPLGRGDHKALMVVNHEYTDEILMFREYPGGSEADPEQIKIAMAAHGLSVVEIRRDRETGQWRTIMDAKGRFSEYNRRIHLDTKFKFTGPATGDDLVKTKADPRGTTPIGTQNNCSGGLTPWGTVLSGEENFNQYFVGGDAAPDEAKPALKRYGFNLDVHHDEENRRFDRVQERFDLSKHPNEANRFGWIIEIDPHNPNSKPRKHTMLGRFKHEGANPIIAKNGKVVVYMGDDERFDYLYKFVSDEKYRKHDREHNLRLLERGTLYVAKLSFTSEDEIDGSGKLPSDGAFDGAGKWIKLAHNDESFVDGFTAAEVLVNTRLAADKVGATKMDRPEDVEPNRLTGKIYAALTNNSDRGKDGKPGADEANPRNKNKHGQIIEITENRGDNTSKEFNWTLPIVCGDPNDESTFFSGFDKSKVSPISCPDNVAFDSSGKNLWISTDGNALGSHDGLFAVPLTGEHKGWLRQFLSVPVGAETCGPFISEDNKTVFVSVQHPGEVDGATVDKPASVWPNGDYAKPAVVCAWRPDGKDVGR; from the coding sequence GTGACTCGTCCCCGCCGCCAGCTGCCGCTTCTGAACTCCGGCACCCGGCATGCCAACCGCAGCAACATGACCTGCCGCTTCCGGTGCGGCAACGCCTGCGATCATCCGGCACCCAACCGTTCACTCAACACCTACTTCGGCGACCTGTTCGCGTCCCGCCGCAACGTGCTGCGGGCCGGATCGGTCGGTGCCATAGCGATCGGCGCCGGGACCGCAGGCCTGCTGGCGACGGGCAACGCCGCCGCCGACCCCGTCTCCGAGCCCGCCGGTCCGGCCGCGCCGGACCCGCGTCACCACTCCGGCAAGCTCACCTTCGAACCGGTGCCGCCCAACACCGACGACAAGGTGACGGTGCCGTCCGGCTACGAGCACTCCGTCATCATCGAATGGGGGACGCCGATCATCGAGGGCGCGCCCGAGTTCGACATCGACAACCAGACCGCCAAGGCACAGCGCGGCCAGTTCGGTTACAACAACGACTACCTGGGCGTGCTGCCACTGGGCCGCGGCGACCACAAGGCCCTCATGGTCGTCAACCACGAGTACACCGACGAGATCCTGATGTTCCGCGAATACCCGGGCGGCTCGGAGGCCGACCCGGAGCAGATCAAGATCGCGATGGCGGCCCACGGGCTGTCGGTGGTCGAGATCCGTCGCGACCGCGAGACCGGACAGTGGCGCACCATCATGGACGCCAAGGGCCGGTTCAGCGAGTACAACCGCCGCATCCACCTGGACACCAAGTTCAAGTTCACCGGCCCCGCCACCGGCGACGACCTGGTCAAGACCAAGGCCGACCCGCGCGGCACCACCCCGATCGGCACCCAGAACAACTGCTCCGGCGGGCTCACCCCGTGGGGCACGGTGCTGTCGGGCGAGGAGAACTTCAACCAGTACTTCGTCGGCGGCGACGCCGCGCCCGACGAGGCCAAGCCCGCCCTGAAGCGCTACGGCTTCAACCTCGACGTGCACCACGACGAGGAGAACCGCCGCTTCGACCGGGTGCAGGAGCGCTTCGACCTGTCCAAGCACCCCAACGAGGCCAACCGCTTCGGCTGGATCATCGAGATCGACCCGCACAACCCGAACTCCAAGCCCCGCAAGCACACCATGCTGGGCCGGTTCAAGCACGAGGGCGCCAACCCGATCATCGCCAAGAACGGCAAGGTCGTCGTCTACATGGGAGACGACGAACGCTTCGACTACCTGTACAAGTTCGTCTCGGACGAGAAGTACCGCAAGCACGACCGCGAGCACAACCTGCGGCTGCTGGAGCGCGGCACCCTGTACGTGGCCAAGCTGTCCTTCACGTCGGAGGACGAGATCGACGGTTCCGGCAAGCTCCCGTCCGACGGCGCCTTCGACGGCGCGGGCAAGTGGATCAAGCTGGCCCACAACGACGAGTCCTTCGTGGACGGCTTCACCGCGGCCGAGGTCCTGGTGAACACCCGGCTCGCCGCGGACAAGGTCGGCGCCACCAAGATGGACCGTCCCGAGGACGTGGAACCCAACCGGCTCACCGGAAAGATCTACGCCGCCCTCACCAACAACAGCGACCGCGGCAAGGACGGCAAGCCGGGCGCCGACGAGGCCAACCCGCGCAACAAGAACAAGCACGGCCAGATCATCGAGATCACCGAGAACCGCGGCGACAACACGTCCAAGGAGTTCAACTGGACGCTGCCGATCGTGTGCGGCGACCCCAACGACGAATCGACCTTCTTCTCCGGCTTCGACAAGTCGAAGGTCTCGCCGATCTCGTGTCCGGACAATGTGGCCTTCGACTCCTCGGGCAAGAACCTGTGGATCTCCACCGACGGCAACGCCCTCGGCTCCCACGACGGCCTGTTCGCGGTCCCGCTGACCGGCGAGCACAAGGGCTGGCTGCGCCAGTTCCTGTCGGTCCCGGTCGGCGCCGAGACCTGCGGTCCGTTCATCTCCGAGGACAACAAGACCGTGTTCGTCTCGGTGCAGCACCCCGGCGAGGTCGACGGTGCCACTGTGGACAAGCCTGCCTCGGTGTGGCCCAACGGCGACTACGCCAAGCCCGCCGTGGTCTGCGCCTGGCGTCCCGACGGCAAGGACGTCGGTCGCTAG
- a CDS encoding phage holin family protein → MKILLKILVTAATLWITTLIFDDIVIDTDSPLTYVGTLLFVALVFGLVNAIVKPIAKFMLKASCLYYLSLGILGLVLNALLFLLVIFVADQFGLPFTIEGEGFHRFWIALLASIVITVVSWVLNLVIPDKNDKKNS, encoded by the coding sequence GTGAAAATCCTCCTCAAGATCCTCGTAACCGCGGCGACACTGTGGATCACCACCCTGATCTTCGACGACATCGTCATCGACACCGACAGTCCGCTGACCTACGTCGGCACCCTGCTGTTCGTCGCGCTGGTGTTCGGCCTCGTCAACGCGATCGTCAAACCGATCGCCAAGTTCATGCTCAAGGCCAGCTGTCTGTACTACCTGTCGCTGGGCATCCTGGGGCTGGTGCTCAACGCGCTGCTGTTCCTGCTGGTGATCTTCGTGGCCGACCAGTTCGGACTGCCGTTCACCATCGAGGGCGAAGGCTTCCACCGGTTCTGGATCGCGCTGCTGGCGTCGATCGTCATCACCGTGGTCAGCTGGGTACTCAACCTCGTGATACCTGACAAGAACGACAAAAAGAACAGTTGA
- a CDS encoding RNA polymerase sigma factor, whose protein sequence is MASTLALGGTMPLDISAPPARGGNRPTGKMAPVAVDNAVGGERVGVVERDGVRVRSESEFIALYESRFSELAAQVYAYTSDASEAQDLVQEAFLRAWQRWDTIGGYDEPLAWIRRVAWNLATSRHRRNAVARRFLQRAQPPEPHPGMSPDHVALVEALRQVPEKQRRAVVLHYLGDMSVADIAAQTGAKEGTVKSWLHRGRSELARYLNEYEATGEFRRSGEVSPHG, encoded by the coding sequence ATGGCGAGCACGCTGGCGCTCGGTGGCACCATGCCGCTCGACATCAGTGCCCCCCCGGCGCGTGGCGGTAACCGGCCGACAGGAAAAATGGCGCCAGTCGCCGTCGACAACGCAGTCGGGGGCGAGCGTGTAGGTGTTGTCGAACGTGACGGAGTGCGCGTGCGATCGGAAAGCGAGTTCATCGCGCTCTATGAGTCGCGATTCTCGGAGCTCGCTGCCCAAGTGTATGCGTACACTTCGGATGCGAGCGAGGCCCAGGACCTGGTCCAGGAGGCGTTTCTGCGTGCCTGGCAACGGTGGGACACCATCGGCGGCTACGACGAGCCGCTGGCATGGATCCGCCGTGTCGCCTGGAACCTCGCCACCAGTCGCCACCGCCGCAACGCCGTCGCCCGCCGGTTCCTGCAGCGCGCCCAGCCGCCGGAGCCGCACCCGGGCATGAGCCCCGACCACGTCGCCCTCGTGGAGGCGCTGCGCCAGGTGCCCGAGAAGCAGCGCCGCGCGGTCGTCCTGCACTACCTGGGTGACATGTCGGTCGCCGACATCGCCGCCCAGACCGGCGCCAAGGAGGGCACAGTCAAATCCTGGCTGCACCGGGGACGCTCCGAGCTGGCGCGCTACCTCAACGAGTACGAAGCCACCGGTGAATTCCGCAGATCCGGGGAGGTGAGCCCGCATGGCTGA
- a CDS encoding 2-oxoacid:acceptor oxidoreductase subunit alpha produces the protein MNTVRQLDRVVIRFAGDSGDGMQLTGDRFTAETAKLGNDLSTLPNFPAEIRAPAGTLPGVSSFQIHFADTDILTPGDAPGVLVAMNPAALKANLPDLPRGATIVVNSDEFTPRNLKKVGYAANPLEDGTVESYQVHAVPLTSLTIEALAEFDIGKNEAARAKNMFALGLVSWLYSRPTETTESFIKRKFAARPEIAAANIAALRAGHAYGETTETFAVRYEVPPAKLPSGTYRNITGNVALAYGLVAAGVRAQLPVFLGAYPITPASDILHELSKHKKLGVTTFQAEDEIAAVGAALGASYGGALGITTSSGPGIALKSETISLAVAFELPLVVVDVQRAGPSTGMPTKTEQADLLMALHGRHGEAPVAVIAAQSPSDCFHAAIEACRIALHHRTPVMLLSDGYLANGSEPWSLPEVADLPDLRVEFASALNHVDEDGTEAFWPYKRDPETLVRPWAVPGTPGLQHRIGGLEKKDGTGDISYDPANHDFMVRTRAARIEAIKVPDLTVDDPDGDSRVLVLGWGSTWGPIGAACRALRGRGVHIAQAHLRHLNPLPANVSDVLSSYDKVVIPEMNLGQLSSLLRSRFDADIVGYNQVRGLPFTSHELESMLEEVVKNV, from the coding sequence GTGAATACCGTCCGGCAATTGGACCGGGTCGTCATCCGTTTCGCGGGGGATTCCGGCGACGGAATGCAACTCACCGGGGATCGGTTCACCGCCGAGACCGCGAAGCTCGGCAACGACCTGTCAACTCTTCCCAATTTCCCCGCCGAGATCCGCGCCCCCGCCGGCACCCTGCCCGGGGTGTCCAGCTTCCAGATCCACTTCGCCGACACCGACATCCTCACACCCGGCGACGCGCCGGGCGTTCTGGTGGCGATGAACCCCGCCGCGCTCAAGGCCAACCTGCCCGACCTGCCCCGCGGCGCCACCATTGTGGTCAACTCCGACGAGTTCACGCCCCGCAACCTCAAGAAGGTCGGCTACGCCGCCAACCCGCTCGAGGACGGCACCGTCGAGTCGTACCAGGTACACGCGGTCCCGCTCACCTCGTTGACCATCGAAGCGCTGGCCGAGTTCGACATCGGCAAGAACGAGGCGGCCCGCGCCAAGAACATGTTCGCCCTCGGCCTGGTGTCGTGGCTGTACTCGCGGCCCACCGAGACCACCGAGAGCTTCATCAAACGCAAGTTCGCCGCCCGGCCCGAGATCGCCGCCGCCAACATCGCGGCCCTGCGCGCCGGACACGCCTACGGTGAGACCACCGAGACCTTCGCGGTCCGCTACGAGGTGCCGCCGGCCAAACTGCCGTCGGGCACCTACCGCAACATCACCGGCAACGTCGCCCTCGCCTATGGCCTCGTCGCCGCCGGCGTCCGGGCCCAGCTGCCGGTCTTCCTGGGCGCGTACCCCATCACGCCCGCCTCCGACATCCTCCACGAACTCAGCAAGCACAAGAAGCTGGGCGTGACGACCTTCCAGGCCGAGGACGAGATCGCCGCCGTCGGCGCCGCCCTGGGCGCCTCCTACGGCGGCGCGCTGGGCATCACCACCAGTTCCGGCCCGGGCATCGCGCTGAAGTCCGAGACCATCTCGCTGGCGGTCGCCTTCGAACTGCCGCTGGTGGTCGTCGACGTACAGCGCGCCGGACCCTCCACCGGCATGCCCACCAAGACCGAACAGGCCGACCTGCTGATGGCACTGCACGGCCGTCACGGTGAGGCCCCGGTCGCGGTCATCGCGGCCCAGTCGCCCTCCGACTGCTTCCACGCCGCGATCGAGGCGTGCCGGATCGCGCTGCACCACCGCACCCCGGTGATGCTGCTGTCCGACGGCTACCTGGCCAACGGCTCCGAACCCTGGTCGCTGCCGGAGGTCGCCGACCTGCCCGACCTGCGCGTCGAGTTCGCCTCCGCGCTCAACCACGTCGACGAGGACGGCACCGAAGCGTTCTGGCCCTACAAACGCGACCCCGAAACCCTGGTCCGCCCCTGGGCGGTCCCGGGCACCCCGGGTCTGCAACACCGCATCGGCGGTCTGGAGAAGAAGGACGGGACCGGGGACATCTCCTACGACCCGGCCAACCACGACTTCATGGTCCGCACCCGCGCGGCCCGCATCGAGGCCATCAAGGTCCCCGACCTCACCGTCGACGACCCCGACGGCGACTCCCGGGTACTGGTACTCGGCTGGGGCTCCACCTGGGGCCCGATCGGCGCGGCCTGCCGCGCGCTGCGCGGCCGCGGCGTCCACATCGCCCAGGCGCACCTGCGTCACCTCAACCCGTTGCCCGCCAACGTGTCCGACGTTCTGTCCTCATACGACAAAGTCGTGATCCCGGAGATGAACCTGGGCCAGCTGTCCAGCCTGCTGCGCTCCCGCTTCGACGCCGACATCGTCGGCTACAACCAGGTGCGGGGACTGCCCTTCACCTCGCACGAGCTGGAATCCATGCTTGAGGAGGTCGTCAAGAATGTCTGA
- a CDS encoding 2-oxoacid:ferredoxin oxidoreductase subunit beta, whose amino-acid sequence MSEPVALTLKPKDFKSDQEVRWCPGCGDYAILAAMQSFLPSLGLEREKIAFVSGIGCSSRFPYYLNTYGMHSIHGRAPAIATGLATTRPDLSVWVVTGDGDALSIGGNHLIHALRRNVNFKILLFNNRIYGLTKGQYSPTSEVGKITKSTPAGSVDAPFNPLSLALGAEASFVARTLDSDRKHLQQVLTTAAQHEGSAFVEIYQNCPIFNDDAFEVLKNPDSRDETLIRLTHGEPITFGPEGKYAVVRNGWGIKVAETASVPPSDIVVHDETVTDPSYAFALSRLSGENLDHTPIGVLRNVKRDTYDASVRRQVEAAKPVDTTPEQELTKLLTGGDTWTIL is encoded by the coding sequence ATGTCTGAGCCGGTAGCGCTCACCTTGAAGCCCAAGGACTTCAAGTCCGATCAGGAAGTGCGCTGGTGCCCGGGCTGCGGCGACTACGCCATCCTGGCCGCGATGCAGTCCTTCCTGCCCAGCCTCGGCCTCGAACGCGAGAAGATCGCCTTCGTCTCCGGAATCGGCTGCTCCTCCCGCTTCCCGTACTACCTCAACACCTACGGGATGCACTCCATCCACGGCCGCGCCCCCGCCATCGCCACCGGTCTGGCCACCACCCGCCCCGACCTGTCGGTCTGGGTGGTCACCGGCGACGGCGACGCCCTCTCCATCGGCGGCAACCACCTCATCCACGCCCTGCGCCGCAACGTGAACTTCAAGATCCTGCTGTTCAACAACCGGATCTACGGCCTCACCAAGGGCCAGTACTCCCCAACGTCCGAAGTGGGCAAGATAACCAAGTCCACCCCGGCGGGTTCGGTCGACGCCCCCTTCAACCCCCTCTCCCTCGCGCTGGGCGCGGAGGCCTCCTTCGTGGCCCGCACCCTCGACTCGGACCGCAAGCACCTCCAACAGGTCCTCACCACCGCGGCCCAACACGAGGGCAGCGCGTTCGTCGAGATCTACCAGAACTGCCCGATCTTCAACGACGACGCCTTCGAGGTCCTCAAGAACCCCGACTCCCGCGACGAAACCCTGATCCGCCTCACCCACGGCGAACCGATCACCTTCGGCCCCGAGGGCAAATACGCGGTCGTCCGCAACGGCTGGGGCATCAAGGTCGCCGAGACCGCCTCGGTCCCCCCGTCGGACATCGTGGTCCACGACGAAACCGTCACCGACCCCTCCTACGCGTTCGCCCTCTCCCGCCTGTCGGGCGAGAACCTCGACCACACCCCCATAGGCGTCCTGCGCAACGTCAAACGCGACACCTACGACGCCTCGGTCCGCCGCCAGGTCGAAGCGGCCAAACCCGTCGACACCACCCCGGAACAGGAACTCACCAAGCTCCTGACCGGCGGCGACACCTGGACAATCCTGTAG